One part of the Tunicatimonas pelagia genome encodes these proteins:
- a CDS encoding TetR/AcrR family transcriptional regulator, with protein MSKEVNTSKELSTEEKIKQAAAKVFVHKGYAATKTRDIAEEAGINIASLHYYYRSKDKLFELVIGEALKRFSKMMDSTFNNDMPLHEKIKIFVEKYIDFIRENPMVPLFIVAESQHNPETVDKLMANERTLDKLESQFEELVEQGAIRKMHHAQFMMNMVSLTIFPFLMKPLLLHKVGLSLDEYNDLLEERKEIIPEMIINYLYLKKPT; from the coding sequence ATGTCCAAAGAAGTAAATACGTCAAAAGAGCTTTCTACTGAAGAAAAAATAAAGCAAGCAGCGGCCAAGGTGTTTGTACACAAGGGCTACGCTGCTACCAAAACCCGCGATATTGCTGAAGAAGCTGGAATCAATATCGCTTCATTACATTACTACTATCGCAGCAAGGATAAACTCTTCGAGTTGGTCATTGGTGAAGCCTTAAAAAGGTTTTCTAAAATGATGGACAGTACTTTTAACAATGATATGCCACTGCATGAGAAGATAAAAATCTTTGTAGAAAAATATATTGACTTTATCCGGGAGAACCCGATGGTTCCGCTATTCATTGTCGCCGAATCGCAGCACAACCCAGAAACAGTGGATAAACTAATGGCAAATGAACGGACCTTGGACAAGCTAGAGTCTCAGTTTGAAGAACTAGTTGAACAAGGTGCTATTCGCAAAATGCACCATGCCCAATTTATGATGAACATGGTTAGCCTCACAATTTTTCCGTTTCTCATGAAACCACTTCTGTTACATAAAGTTGGGCTATCGCTAGATGAGTATAATGACTTGCTGGAAGAACGTAAAGAAATAATCCCAGAGATGATTATAAATTATTTGTATCTGAAGAAACCAACATGA
- a CDS encoding efflux RND transporter periplasmic adaptor subunit gives MKAKKITLYLVGLLFLGTQWQCSESSGENQTASAPAKTENIRKFTTQSAEPQSIRHSISLTGRVVPQQKIDVVAQVQGIAESRRKPFEEGQTFQRGEVLLSLDDDEFRSNLAAQKSQFLASLVRIMSDLKLDYPSNFPAWNQYLKQLDINQSLSSLPEVENEQLRYFLSANNIFNLYHTIRSQEKTLEKYTIRAPFTGAVTQTMIDAGGLVSSGVKLGEFIRTDQYEVQAAVSVEDLELVEVGQTIPLSSHSISGEWMGQVNRIGKRVDPATQSVSVYLLVAGERLKEGMYLMGDLASRTYENAVEMPKEVLTRQNQVYVIEDSVVKLKNVTPLEYQETTVILQGLAQNDQVITDLVSSPIQGITAVSK, from the coding sequence ATGAAAGCTAAGAAAATAACATTATATCTGGTAGGGTTACTGTTTCTCGGCACCCAGTGGCAGTGTAGCGAGTCATCGGGGGAGAATCAGACTGCTTCAGCCCCAGCTAAGACCGAAAATATCCGCAAGTTTACCACCCAGTCCGCTGAGCCTCAGTCTATCAGACACAGTATCAGCCTCACCGGGCGCGTGGTGCCTCAGCAAAAAATCGACGTGGTAGCTCAGGTGCAGGGCATAGCCGAAAGCCGCCGTAAACCCTTTGAAGAGGGGCAAACATTTCAGCGGGGTGAAGTACTGCTTTCGCTTGATGACGATGAGTTTCGTAGTAACTTGGCTGCTCAGAAGAGTCAATTCTTAGCTTCGTTGGTTCGTATCATGTCGGATTTGAAGCTGGATTATCCTAGCAATTTTCCGGCCTGGAACCAGTACCTAAAGCAATTGGATATAAACCAATCACTATCGTCGCTACCCGAAGTGGAAAACGAGCAGTTGCGCTATTTTTTATCCGCCAATAACATTTTTAACCTCTACCACACTATTCGAAGCCAAGAAAAAACCTTAGAGAAGTACACAATTCGGGCACCCTTCACCGGGGCAGTGACCCAGACGATGATTGATGCCGGAGGGCTGGTGAGTTCGGGAGTGAAGCTAGGTGAGTTTATCCGCACCGATCAGTATGAAGTGCAGGCGGCCGTATCGGTAGAGGACTTGGAATTAGTGGAAGTTGGACAAACAATTCCGTTGAGCTCTCATAGCATTTCCGGGGAGTGGATGGGGCAGGTAAACCGAATCGGTAAACGAGTAGACCCCGCTACGCAATCGGTATCGGTTTATCTGTTGGTAGCGGGCGAGCGACTCAAAGAAGGCATGTACCTAATGGGAGATCTGGCTTCACGCACCTACGAAAACGCAGTAGAAATGCCAAAGGAAGTACTCACTCGCCAAAACCAGGTCTATGTTATTGAAGATTCAGTGGTCAAACTCAAAAATGTTACCCCGCTAGAATATCAGGAAACGACGGTGATTCTACAAGGGCTGGCTCAAAATGACCAAGTAATCACGGATCTAGTAAGCTCTCCAATTCAAGGTATCACCGCTGTTTCCAAATAA
- a CDS encoding efflux RND transporter permease subunit, which translates to MRSIIKYLIQSPTLVNLFVILLVGIGLLRLAQTRSTTFPSQKVRFIDMTVPYPGASPSEVEEGVTARIEDNLESVTGIDRVTSTSRENLASIQVELEENADADKMLVEVKNAVDRINNFPSGVEPVSIQKREPLNLTMSVALQGDLPLQAMKDYAEEIRDDLMTAPGISTVMISGVPEEEIEIRVRENDLRAYSLTISDVQRAVQNANLETFGGSIETGEENISIKANEKGYYAKDLQNIVVRATPDGNVVYLKEVAEVVDQFKDSPTARYLEDERVITVTVYTLNDEDILENATYARDYIATFNDRHAGIDLLVLEDGTGTLQDRLKTMINNGVVGVVLVLIVLALFLDKHLAFWVALKIPVAIIAMFIFADIYGITINAVSLFGFILVLGILVDDGVVIGENIYQHAKEKGKKPLRAALEGTLEMITPVTISLSTTAIAFSLFLFLPTQAGEFFGEMAFVVISVLFVAFLESFFILPAHLAHSKGLRENSKPSRIERWASSSVAFLRDKVYMKLFHRTAVGRGWMQGLTFIAFVGLLVGSVSLISGGVVNFTFFPNLDDDAFFIELELSPGTPVEVTQQKLSQIAEAAQEVNTDLSEGREDKKEIIRFVEIVTGPLDNQGQIKVTMLGGEERGISSFKVSNAIREAAPPIPEATRLIYGLGASTSLFGLPVSFSLKSKNLEELRLAKQELKAAMEDFPDVKDVSDTDTQGKQELHIKLKPQAELLGLSLGQVLNQVRAGFFGAQAQSLQRGDNEVEVWVRYPKEGRNTKAELLNMRVTDPGGNTYYLKDIASVDTEEGTLAINHLEGQREIRIEANVASNEISAPRAITYIETGLLPSILQKYPSVSYTVEGQNRQSFKLIGAITTIGPIILLFILALIIINNNSFSQGFLVFGLFPFAAIGVIIGHWIHGEAVNIFSLVGTIALIGVFVNNALVFISTLNDLLKEGKDFIGAIVESAQSRFRPIILTTITTVAGLGPLIGSSSTGAQFLKGPAIAMAYGLGFGIFNVLILLPLMLVVFNRLRLWWHNRVRNRQLSPAEVEPAVMKLKYTINE; encoded by the coding sequence ATGCGAAGTATAATAAAATATCTTATTCAAAGCCCGACGTTGGTTAACCTGTTCGTAATCCTACTGGTTGGGATTGGGCTTCTGCGACTAGCTCAGACCCGTAGCACTACGTTCCCTAGCCAGAAAGTGCGCTTTATTGATATGACTGTTCCGTATCCGGGTGCGAGTCCCAGTGAGGTAGAAGAGGGAGTTACTGCCCGTATTGAGGATAACTTGGAAAGTGTCACTGGTATTGATCGGGTAACCTCTACTTCTCGAGAAAACTTGGCTTCTATCCAGGTGGAGCTGGAAGAAAATGCTGATGCGGATAAAATGCTGGTGGAAGTAAAGAATGCAGTAGACCGTATTAATAATTTCCCGAGTGGGGTAGAGCCGGTGTCTATCCAGAAGCGCGAACCACTCAATTTAACAATGAGTGTTGCTCTACAAGGCGATTTGCCACTGCAAGCAATGAAAGATTACGCTGAAGAAATTCGGGATGATCTGATGACCGCGCCGGGTATCTCAACCGTAATGATCAGCGGCGTACCGGAAGAAGAAATTGAAATTCGGGTACGGGAAAATGACCTGCGGGCGTACAGTTTGACCATTAGCGATGTGCAACGAGCGGTTCAAAATGCCAATCTGGAAACCTTTGGCGGAAGTATTGAGACGGGAGAAGAAAACATTTCTATTAAAGCCAATGAGAAGGGGTACTATGCGAAAGATTTACAAAATATTGTAGTGCGGGCTACTCCCGACGGTAACGTAGTTTACTTGAAAGAAGTGGCCGAGGTAGTAGATCAGTTTAAAGATTCGCCTACTGCTCGCTACTTAGAAGACGAGCGGGTAATTACCGTTACGGTTTACACCCTAAATGATGAGGATATTCTGGAAAACGCGACTTACGCTAGAGACTATATCGCTACGTTTAACGACCGCCATGCTGGGATTGACCTGCTGGTACTGGAAGATGGCACTGGCACCTTGCAAGATCGGCTCAAAACCATGATAAACAACGGAGTGGTGGGAGTTGTACTGGTGTTGATTGTTCTCGCGCTATTCCTCGATAAACACCTAGCCTTCTGGGTAGCCCTAAAAATCCCGGTAGCCATTATCGCGATGTTTATTTTTGCTGACATCTACGGGATAACCATTAATGCGGTGTCGCTGTTTGGGTTTATTTTGGTACTAGGTATTCTGGTTGATGATGGAGTAGTGATCGGGGAGAATATCTACCAACACGCTAAGGAAAAAGGAAAGAAACCGCTCCGCGCAGCACTGGAAGGAACCCTGGAGATGATTACCCCTGTCACTATTTCACTTTCCACCACGGCAATTGCCTTTTCGTTGTTCTTATTCTTGCCTACGCAAGCGGGAGAATTTTTCGGCGAGATGGCCTTCGTCGTAATTTCAGTATTATTTGTGGCCTTCCTGGAAAGCTTTTTCATTCTACCCGCTCACTTGGCGCACTCCAAAGGCTTGCGAGAAAATAGTAAACCATCGCGCATAGAACGCTGGGCGAGTAGTTCAGTAGCCTTTCTACGCGATAAGGTCTATATGAAGTTATTTCACCGAACTGCCGTAGGCCGGGGGTGGATGCAAGGCTTGACGTTTATAGCATTCGTGGGTTTACTAGTTGGCTCGGTATCCCTTATTAGTGGGGGAGTAGTCAATTTTACTTTCTTCCCTAACTTAGACGATGATGCCTTCTTCATTGAGTTGGAACTTTCCCCCGGCACTCCGGTAGAGGTAACTCAACAGAAATTAAGTCAAATTGCCGAAGCAGCTCAAGAAGTTAATACTGACCTGAGTGAAGGTAGGGAAGATAAAAAAGAAATCATCCGTTTTGTGGAGATAGTCACTGGTCCGCTGGACAACCAAGGGCAGATAAAAGTAACGATGCTCGGTGGTGAAGAGCGTGGTATTAGCTCGTTTAAGGTTTCCAATGCTATTCGCGAAGCAGCTCCGCCTATCCCGGAGGCTACCCGACTAATTTATGGCTTGGGGGCATCGACGTCTTTGTTCGGCTTACCCGTATCATTCTCACTAAAGAGTAAAAACTTGGAAGAACTGCGACTAGCAAAACAAGAGCTTAAAGCAGCAATGGAGGATTTCCCCGACGTGAAGGATGTGTCGGATACCGATACACAAGGCAAACAGGAACTGCATATTAAACTGAAGCCCCAAGCGGAGCTACTCGGACTAAGTTTAGGACAAGTGTTAAATCAAGTGCGAGCGGGTTTCTTTGGAGCGCAAGCCCAAAGCTTACAGCGCGGAGATAACGAGGTAGAAGTATGGGTGCGCTATCCTAAAGAAGGGCGCAATACAAAGGCGGAACTATTGAATATGCGAGTTACGGATCCTGGTGGAAATACCTACTATCTCAAAGATATTGCTTCGGTAGATACGGAAGAGGGCACATTGGCAATTAACCATCTAGAGGGGCAACGGGAAATTCGTATCGAGGCGAACGTAGCTAGTAACGAGATATCTGCACCTCGAGCTATTACTTACATTGAAACCGGATTACTACCTAGTATCTTGCAAAAGTATCCATCAGTATCTTACACCGTGGAGGGGCAAAACCGGCAGTCCTTCAAACTCATTGGAGCTATTACCACCATTGGCCCGATTATCTTGCTGTTCATATTGGCACTGATTATTATCAACAATAATTCGTTCTCCCAGGGGTTTCTGGTATTTGGTTTGTTTCCTTTCGCTGCCATTGGGGTCATCATCGGTCACTGGATTCACGGTGAGGCGGTAAACATCTTCTCATTGGTCGGTACAATTGCGCTTATCGGAGTATTTGTGAACAATGCTCTGGTCTTTATCTCTACGCTCAACGATCTGCTTAAGGAGGGGAAAGATTTTATTGGAGCCATTGTTGAGTCGGCTCAATCCCGATTTCGCCCCATTATCTTAACTACCATTACTACAGTAGCGGGTTTAGGGCCGCTCATTGGTTCTAGTAGTACGGGAGCGCAGTTTCTAAAAGGCCCAGCGATTGCGATGGCTTACGGTTTAGGATTTGGAATTTTTAATGTACTCATTCTGCTGCCGCTAATGCTGGTCGTATTTAATCGCCTGCGCCTATGGTGGCATAATCGAGTACGAAACCGTCAGCTATCTCCGGCTGAAGTGGAACCAGCGGTCATGAAGCTTAAGTATACCATCAACGAATAA
- a CDS encoding TolC family protein, with protein sequence MNIYKITLALVSTKMKIVGTLPLWERRPPWNGVGGFERAKVLNSKVANIILFMFCCLLTTVTTTGFSQEVAVSSDSSQLTLEEAISQALENNYDIRLERYQIERSQNSVSRALSGQMPTLNLNGSYEWGYANTEIQTLPMGGGEAPAENPPMELEGTANAFSVQPQLNVPIFQGFKGKYRYEQLENAQRMSELQRDGVVEQTLVSTVSAYLEAARLQAQLEINQENIALSYDRWQRVEEDAKFGVANSIRRLQAEVDLKTDSANYRNMLLSYQNSLRNLNVVMVRPLDDQYSVEEELLLSEQLDYEALLSDMKANNTQLKLSQRGIDNALYEEKIAQGDYLPTVQGYANYSYLNSEDEANFLQSNVAYGPNVGVTLSYSIFSGGARKIQQQNAQLSRQEQEMTLESRRFTLEKELRNAYAQYVNNQNQLRIEQLNLATFEQNYQKTQEDFKLGLITASDVRTAQLNLTAAKNRINTLTYAVKQSEIRLLQLSGRLTQ encoded by the coding sequence ATGAATATCTATAAAATTACATTAGCACTGGTGAGCACTAAGATGAAAATAGTTGGTACTCTTCCTCTTTGGGAAAGGAGGCCGCCGTGGAACGGGGTAGGAGGATTTGAGCGAGCAAAGGTGCTAAACTCAAAAGTAGCTAATATCATACTATTTATGTTCTGCTGTTTACTAACTACGGTCACTACAACCGGATTTAGTCAGGAAGTAGCCGTATCGTCCGATTCTTCGCAGCTAACGCTGGAAGAGGCAATTTCTCAGGCACTGGAGAATAATTACGATATCCGCCTGGAGCGATACCAGATAGAACGTAGCCAAAACAGTGTATCTCGTGCCCTGTCAGGACAGATGCCTACGCTTAATCTTAACGGCAGCTACGAGTGGGGCTACGCCAATACGGAGATTCAGACGTTGCCGATGGGAGGAGGTGAAGCTCCGGCGGAAAATCCTCCGATGGAGCTGGAGGGAACCGCCAACGCCTTCTCGGTACAACCTCAGTTGAATGTCCCTATCTTTCAGGGGTTTAAGGGTAAGTATCGTTACGAACAGTTGGAAAACGCTCAGCGGATGAGCGAGTTGCAGCGCGACGGGGTTGTTGAACAAACCTTAGTCAGCACAGTATCGGCTTATCTGGAAGCTGCCCGTTTGCAGGCACAATTGGAAATCAATCAAGAGAATATCGCTCTTTCTTACGACCGCTGGCAGCGGGTGGAGGAAGATGCAAAGTTCGGGGTGGCTAACTCTATTCGCCGATTGCAGGCCGAAGTAGACTTGAAAACTGATAGTGCGAACTATCGTAATATGTTACTTTCTTACCAAAACAGCCTGCGAAACTTGAACGTGGTGATGGTGCGTCCGCTTGATGATCAGTATTCAGTAGAGGAAGAGTTATTACTCAGCGAGCAACTAGACTACGAAGCCCTGCTAAGCGATATGAAAGCCAACAATACCCAACTCAAGCTTTCGCAACGGGGTATTGATAATGCGCTCTACGAAGAGAAAATCGCTCAAGGAGATTATCTGCCGACGGTGCAGGGCTACGCTAATTATTCGTACCTCAACTCGGAGGACGAAGCCAACTTTTTGCAGAGCAACGTAGCTTACGGGCCTAATGTAGGGGTGACACTCAGCTACTCAATCTTCTCGGGTGGAGCCAGAAAGATTCAGCAGCAAAACGCGCAACTGAGCCGGCAAGAGCAGGAAATGACCCTGGAGAGTCGGCGGTTTACCCTGGAGAAAGAGCTGCGAAACGCTTACGCTCAGTACGTTAACAATCAAAACCAGCTACGAATTGAGCAATTAAACTTAGCTACGTTTGAGCAAAACTATCAGAAGACGCAGGAAGATTTCAAGCTAGGATTGATTACTGCCTCCGATGTTCGCACCGCTCAGCTAAATCTTACTGCTGCGAAAAACCGTATTAATACTTTGACCTACGCGGTGAAGCAATCCGAGATTCGGCTGTTGCAGCTTAGCGGAAGGTTGACTCAGTAA
- a CDS encoding YceI family protein — MKKQLFFLLLILPTAFAFPIWNTWSISDDYEVRFSGSGAEGTFRGLTGTVVFNPDQLGQAQFDVSVDATTIDTGNKTKDKHARGKDWFDVEQYPEIKFRSSQITKVGEQYQMTGTLTLHGTEKEITFPFTFTENGSSGLFEGSFTVDREEYGIEGPFISFMVGDDFEVSLKVPVQSSSAK, encoded by the coding sequence TTGAAAAAACAACTGTTCTTCTTACTACTAATCTTACCTACTGCTTTTGCTTTTCCAATCTGGAATACCTGGAGTATCTCCGACGATTACGAAGTTCGCTTTTCCGGTTCGGGAGCTGAGGGAACATTCCGCGGATTGACGGGCACGGTGGTATTCAATCCTGACCAGCTTGGGCAAGCCCAATTCGATGTATCGGTTGATGCTACGACTATTGACACTGGAAACAAAACGAAGGACAAGCACGCTCGAGGTAAAGATTGGTTTGATGTAGAACAGTACCCGGAAATTAAGTTTCGCTCCTCCCAGATTACTAAAGTCGGCGAGCAGTATCAAATGACGGGTACACTCACGCTACACGGAACAGAAAAGGAAATTACGTTTCCTTTCACGTTTACCGAAAATGGTAGTTCCGGGCTATTTGAAGGCAGCTTCACGGTAGACCGGGAAGAATATGGCATCGAGGGGCCGTTCATCAGCTTTATGGTCGGAGACGACTTTGAAGTGAGTTTAAAAGTACCAGTTCAGTCATCTAGTGCTAAATGA
- a CDS encoding phospholipase A: MAKRNFWLAFWIGWVGLPAFAQVSVDSAHFTEAFQQEPPFGIFKDNYFITGAPIGETPNRMNADAKFQISFKHRLIDRKLPFGTYLFLTYTQKSFWNIYQESSPFAETNYNPGLGLGKLQFRNGKLGGIALLQVEHESNGLPPESSRSWNSLSVNYLKFATDDLLVGLKAWLPFGYTKDNEDLMEYIGFQELTAHWRVANRLLFDVQLRKAAAWNNRGSLQAGMSYKIDSEANQYLYIQWWQGYAESLIEYEQVSSMLRLGIAIKPPFPDYY, encoded by the coding sequence GTGGCTAAACGCAACTTCTGGTTGGCATTTTGGATTGGGTGGGTAGGTTTACCTGCATTCGCGCAGGTTTCTGTTGACAGTGCCCACTTTACTGAGGCATTCCAACAGGAACCACCCTTCGGAATCTTCAAAGATAACTACTTCATCACCGGAGCACCCATTGGCGAAACCCCCAACCGTATGAACGCCGATGCTAAGTTTCAGATCAGTTTTAAGCATCGGCTTATTGACCGGAAGCTTCCCTTTGGTACGTATCTGTTTCTGACTTATACTCAGAAATCATTCTGGAATATTTACCAAGAGTCGAGTCCTTTTGCAGAAACCAATTATAATCCTGGGTTGGGGCTAGGAAAGCTACAGTTCCGGAATGGTAAGTTGGGCGGTATTGCCTTGCTACAAGTAGAGCATGAGTCGAACGGGTTGCCCCCGGAAAGCTCCCGCAGTTGGAACAGCCTTTCGGTCAATTACCTAAAATTTGCGACTGATGATTTATTGGTTGGCCTGAAAGCTTGGCTGCCCTTTGGGTACACTAAAGATAATGAAGATTTGATGGAATATATTGGTTTTCAAGAGCTAACAGCTCATTGGCGAGTTGCCAACCGTCTGTTGTTTGATGTTCAACTACGAAAGGCGGCTGCATGGAACAATCGAGGTAGTCTTCAAGCAGGAATGAGTTACAAAATTGATTCGGAAGCCAATCAGTACTTATACATACAATGGTGGCAGGGCTATGCCGAGAGTTTGATTGAGTACGAACAAGTAAGCAGTATGCTTCGGCTAGGGATTGCCATTAAACCACCTTTCCCCGACTATTACTAA
- a CDS encoding TetR/AcrR family transcriptional regulator: MTEEAQQAENTEEKIRQVAKRLFTERGYNGTKIRDVAEEAGVNIALLNYYFRSKERLYESIVIENFQEYLGTLAVVLNEPDLPLEERLRRYTTQMIDTLKANPDLAFFIMNEGRNNGEFCQKFLSKYDKIMAHSKLAEQLQHEVEVGSIRSIDMFMLDSMLHAQLIMPFIQLPIWRQVDYISDADFDKFLEQLKQTVPDMIMAYLRSKP, from the coding sequence ATGACTGAAGAGGCGCAGCAAGCAGAAAACACCGAGGAGAAAATCCGGCAGGTAGCTAAGCGGTTATTCACCGAGCGGGGCTACAATGGCACGAAGATTCGCGATGTAGCAGAAGAAGCGGGTGTCAATATTGCTTTACTAAACTACTATTTCCGTAGCAAAGAGCGACTTTATGAGTCAATCGTAATCGAAAACTTTCAGGAATACCTTGGTACACTGGCTGTAGTACTTAACGAGCCTGATCTTCCGCTAGAAGAACGTCTTCGCCGTTACACCACTCAAATGATTGACACACTAAAGGCTAATCCCGATTTGGCTTTTTTTATTATGAATGAGGGGCGTAATAATGGAGAGTTTTGTCAGAAATTCTTGTCTAAGTACGATAAGATCATGGCCCACTCTAAACTAGCTGAACAGCTACAACATGAAGTGGAGGTTGGCTCCATTAGGTCGATTGATATGTTCATGCTCGATTCCATGCTGCACGCCCAATTAATCATGCCCTTCATTCAACTACCCATTTGGCGGCAGGTAGACTACATTAGCGATGCTGATTTTGATAAGTTTTTAGAGCAGCTAAAGCAAACAGTTCCAGATATGATTATGGCATATTTGCGATCGAAACCTTGA
- a CDS encoding TolC family protein — translation MKYSFTAIFWAIITSVAWAQESYTLDQTIERALSENLNIQVSQQGKNLFDEQVREVRNNFLPTINFSGSHQYFFDIPTQVAPADAFATPGTEPAPNAPAYLPLAFGLPHQTNLTVQLQQVLYNPQLPIGIKAAQTGRDMADLQLRQTKEQTIQYVSSAYYNAQSLAQQIKSLKQNQASLDRLIEITKLLRQNDLAKGTDVERLQLNQASLANRVANLEVAYEQLLNTLKLLTHTSMTEPFAIDTAINRQEVVMLSVPDSMGRTDIALAHKQLEVQKLEERQILSGYLPSLYATGVYGQTGFGELDQDYYEMFPISYVGVQMNLPIFDGLQKRSKRIQNRIQQSQTETQIEFLEQQVETEIANAYASLNTQQQAVQVQQQALALAQKVFQNIQLQYREGVAGVSDIINSENELRQAQTDYFTAWAQLRLAELDMRQATGNLLANR, via the coding sequence ATGAAATATAGTTTTACAGCGATTTTTTGGGCAATTATAACCAGTGTGGCTTGGGCTCAAGAATCTTACACATTAGACCAAACCATTGAGCGCGCTCTTAGCGAAAATCTCAACATTCAAGTAAGTCAGCAGGGAAAAAACCTCTTCGATGAGCAGGTTCGGGAGGTAAGAAATAATTTCTTACCTACTATTAACTTCAGCGGTTCCCACCAGTACTTCTTTGATATTCCAACCCAGGTGGCTCCGGCTGATGCATTTGCTACCCCAGGTACCGAACCTGCCCCCAATGCCCCGGCCTATTTACCGCTAGCATTCGGTTTACCTCACCAAACAAATTTGACGGTACAGCTTCAGCAGGTTTTGTACAATCCACAACTGCCTATTGGTATTAAGGCCGCCCAAACGGGGCGGGATATGGCTGATCTACAGCTTCGTCAAACTAAAGAGCAAACCATACAGTACGTGTCTTCGGCTTACTACAATGCTCAGTCACTGGCTCAACAAATTAAATCGCTTAAGCAAAACCAAGCATCGTTAGACCGCCTGATTGAAATCACGAAGCTACTGCGGCAAAATGATCTGGCTAAAGGTACCGACGTGGAACGTTTGCAGTTGAACCAAGCCAGTCTTGCCAATCGGGTAGCTAATCTGGAGGTAGCCTACGAGCAACTGCTCAATACGCTTAAGCTACTAACTCATACCTCAATGACGGAGCCATTTGCCATTGACACGGCGATCAACCGTCAAGAAGTGGTTATGCTGTCAGTACCGGATAGCATGGGTCGTACCGATATTGCTTTGGCACACAAGCAGTTGGAAGTACAGAAACTGGAAGAACGACAAATCTTATCGGGCTACCTGCCGTCACTTTACGCGACGGGTGTGTACGGTCAAACCGGATTTGGTGAATTAGATCAGGATTACTACGAGATGTTTCCGATCAGTTACGTAGGTGTCCAGATGAACCTACCCATTTTTGACGGGCTACAAAAGCGCTCGAAACGGATACAGAACCGAATTCAACAAAGCCAGACCGAAACTCAAATTGAGTTTCTGGAACAGCAGGTGGAAACGGAGATTGCTAATGCTTACGCCAGCCTGAATACCCAGCAGCAGGCGGTACAAGTGCAGCAGCAAGCATTAGCCCTTGCTCAAAAAGTATTTCAAAATATTCAGCTTCAGTACCGCGAAGGGGTGGCGGGAGTGAGTGATATCATCAACTCCGAGAATGAACTTCGGCAGGCGCAAACCGACTACTTCACCGCCTGGGCTCAACTGCGTTTGGCAGAGCTCGATATGCGTCAGGCAACCGGTAACCTACTAGCCAACCGATAA
- a CDS encoding efflux RND transporter periplasmic adaptor subunit, with the protein MKTNTNKKIIRGTLVIGLALALGAWTYTTLMANKEAVEGRVYERDFTRNTPVQVVQVARQSLEQSRRLLGTFQPSRELDITVQAQGEVIHEAVREGEQVRAGSLIAKIDDEQLQYQLIAAEADYQDAVREAKRYEALTAGEAVPKVQLDKAELRLASTESQLKSLKKRIRQTRVTSPFNGVITTKMFEKGTVVAPGMPLAHLTDINTLKLIVQVPEAELLRFKEGEEVTVKTDVHPTASYPGTITMVGAQGDEAHNFPVHVRVSNSEEHPLRAGMYGYLQFDLSGRDETLVIPREALIGSSRDASVYLVRDSTAYKHSIRLGQTTGGDLEVLEGLQEGDQVVVNGQINLTDSTRVTIR; encoded by the coding sequence ATGAAAACTAACACAAACAAAAAAATCATACGCGGCACCCTGGTTATTGGGTTGGCGCTGGCCTTGGGAGCCTGGACGTACACCACGCTGATGGCTAACAAAGAAGCGGTAGAAGGTCGCGTTTACGAACGGGACTTTACCCGGAATACCCCGGTGCAAGTTGTACAGGTAGCCCGCCAAAGCCTGGAACAATCGCGTCGCTTACTGGGTACTTTTCAACCAAGCCGTGAGCTGGATATAACCGTTCAAGCGCAAGGTGAGGTAATACACGAAGCGGTTCGTGAAGGCGAACAGGTACGTGCCGGAAGCCTCATCGCTAAGATTGACGACGAGCAGTTACAGTATCAACTCATTGCCGCTGAAGCTGATTACCAAGATGCGGTACGCGAAGCAAAACGTTACGAAGCCCTTACTGCGGGTGAAGCGGTACCGAAGGTTCAGCTTGACAAAGCTGAGCTACGCCTAGCAAGTACGGAAAGCCAACTGAAATCGCTTAAGAAGCGGATTCGGCAAACGAGGGTAACATCTCCTTTCAATGGCGTAATTACCACCAAAATGTTCGAGAAAGGAACCGTGGTTGCTCCGGGAATGCCCCTGGCTCATCTCACCGATATTAATACCCTCAAGCTAATTGTACAAGTGCCTGAAGCCGAACTGCTTAGGTTTAAAGAAGGGGAAGAAGTAACAGTAAAAACCGACGTTCATCCGACAGCCAGCTATCCGGGTACTATCACGATGGTGGGAGCCCAAGGTGATGAGGCTCACAACTTTCCAGTGCACGTTCGGGTCTCTAATTCCGAAGAGCATCCGTTGCGGGCAGGTATGTACGGCTACCTACAATTTGACCTATCCGGTAGAGACGAGACGCTAGTCATTCCTCGGGAGGCATTAATTGGCTCGTCGCGCGATGCCAGTGTGTACCTGGTGCGCGATAGCACTGCGTACAAACATTCTATTCGCCTAGGGCAAACTACCGGAGGTGATCTGGAGGTATTGGAAGGCTTGCAAGAAGGTGATCAAGTAGTTGTGAACGGACAGATCAATCTGACCGACAGTACCCGCGTGACTATCCGCTAA